In a single window of the Zea mays cultivar B73 chromosome 5, Zm-B73-REFERENCE-NAM-5.0, whole genome shotgun sequence genome:
- the LOC100383302 gene encoding uncharacterized isoform X5 — MKFDLSMEMDDSHGTMVNKSEENDFEKKGTSDPVVYQLVRVEGDGTLVPATEDDVLQFEHFLHNEKVDLPPIEDADHVEEFFNNDCMLLKKPDLEDGSSKLETVEAHTQKLGANLEENILQSLDDSLSPPSDFRIHSQHSDKLLTEQGANVTRQDNASTETTKSTVLNDSCCAEKYKADACSRSVCDTSTDPSVSGVNSSMPDFSILRGEVCLDDLTIRELQEAFRATFGRQTNVKDKIWLKRRITMGLTNSYDVPSSGCVVKDYKIVGKDAKNDMSDMDERAKTGLRATSVVIYPGNEGDSPSSSYYQSEDQEDSSKRVPIHNDEPQGNLLGEQCTDKRTRKPTKRYIEELSDIETHDSTVKNSSPAKRPAHDELLMNPRVAPFNETGSLGTIYPTRKDTFGGFSVHVPYVSRMRRGRPRKDFISFADKGPSVEPKGIQPSVEMILVKDGDKGNHLRKVPEVPLKVSSENEHAEAVDSKGVRNLQAKVCSAVSKPKIKHGLTRKHHRAWTLSEVVKLVDGVARYGAGKWSEIRKLSFASYSYRTSVDLKDKWRNLIRATQTQLPAQKDGACPRKTNPSIIPIPPSILLRVKELHELQSQGGGFTAPVKFSGQDGKVLQGKGSGFL; from the exons ATGAAGTTTGACTTATCTATGGAAATGGATGACTCACATGGCACCATGGTTAATAAAAGTGAAGAGAATGACTTTGAAAAGAAAGGCACTTCTGATCCTGTGGTTTATCAGCTAGTTCGG GTTGAAGGTGATGGAACACTTGTTCCTGCTACAGAGGATGATGTTTTGCAGTTTGAACATTTCCTTCACAACGAGAAGGTTGATCTTCCTCCTATTGAAGATGCAGACCATGTGGAAGAGTTTTTCAACAATGACTGCATGTTACTGAAGAAGCCTGACTTGGAAG ATGGATCTTCCAAATTGGAGACTGTGGAAGCACACACACAAAAATTGGGTGCCAACTTAGAG GAAAACATATTACAGTCATTGGATGATTCCCTTAGTCCTCCCTCAGACTTTAGAATTCATAGTCAGCATTCAGATAAATTGCTTACAGAACAAGGGGCAAACGTCACTCGACAGGACAATGCTTCAACTGAGACTACAAAATCGACAGTGTTAAATGACTCTTGCTGTGCTGAAAAATATAAGGCTGATGCCTGCTCAAGATCTGTATGCGACACATCTACAGATCCATCTGTTTCGGGAGTTAATAGTTCCATGCCTGATTTTTCCATATTAAGAGGAGAAGTCTGTTTGGATGATCTTACTATTAGAGAACTTCAGGAGGCGTTTAGAGCCACGTTTGGCCGGCAGACTAATGTCAAAGACAAGATATGGCTCAAAAGACGGATTACAATGGGCTTGACTAATTCCTACGATGTTCCAAGTTCAGGTTGTGTAGTTAAAGACTACAAAATTGTTGGCAAGGATGCCAAAAATGATATGTCAGACATGGATGAAAGAGCTAAGACTGGGCTTAGAGCTACTTCTGTGGTTATATATCCAGGAAACGAAGGGGACTCTCCATCTAGCTCTTACTATCAGAGCGAGGACCAGGAAGATTCTTCCAAGAGGGTGCCGATCCATAATGATGAACCACAAGGAAATCTGCTAGGCGAGCAATGCACTGACAAGCGAACTAGAAAGCCAACAAAAAGATACATAGAGGAGCTATCAGACATTGAGACTCATGACTCAACTGTAAAAAATTCTTCACCAGCAAAAAGGCCTGCACATGATGAACTGTTAATGAACCCGCGAGTAGCACCTTTCAATGAGACTGGTTCTCTGGGCACAATCTATCCTACTAGAAAGGATACCTTTGGAGGATTTAGTGTACACGTTCCTTACGTTTCAAGGATGAGAAGGGGGCGCCCTAGGAAGGACTTCATTTCATTTGCG GATAAGGGACCCTCGGTTGAACCTAAAGGGATTCAGCCATCAGTTGAGATGATATTAGTGAAGGATGGTGACAAGGGAAACCACCTGAGGAAAGTACCTGAGGTTCCACTAAAG GTTAGTTCTGAGAACGAGCATGCAGAAGCAGTTGATAGCAAAGGGGTTCGGAACCTACAAGCAAAGGTCTGCAGTGCTGTTTCCAAGCCTAAAATAAAGCATGGTTTAACGCGGAAGCATCATCGAGCATGGACATTGAGTGAGGTCGTGAAGCTGGTGGATGGTGTGGCTCGGTATGGAGCTGGCAAGTGGTCTGAGATTAGAAAACTGTCCTTCGCCTCGTATTCCTACCGCACTTCAGTGGATCTCAAG GATAAATGGCGTAATCTGATCAGAGCAACCCAGACACAGCTTCCGGCGCAAAAAGAT GGTGCCTGTCCACGGAAGACTAACCCTTCTATCATACCAATACCACCATCCATTTTGTTGCGAGTGAAGGAGCTACATGAGCTGCAGTCGCAAGGGGGTGGCTTCACAGCCCCAGTCAAGTTCTCTGGGCAGGACGGCAAGGTTCTACAGGGAAAAGGCTCGGGTTTTTTGTGA
- the LOC100383302 gene encoding uncharacterized LOC100383302 — MKFDLSMEMDDSHGTMVNKSEENDFEKKGTSDPVVYQLVRVEGDGTLVPATEDDVLQFEHFLHNEKVDLPPIEDADHVEEFFNNDCMLLKKPDLEDGSSKLETVEAHTQKLGANLEENILQSLDDSLSPPSDFRIHSQHSDKLLTEQGANVTRQDNASTETTKSTVLNDSCCAEKYKADACSRSVCDTSTDPSVSGVNSSMPDFSILRGEVCLDDLTIRELQEAFRATFGRQTNVKDKIWLKRRITMGLTNSYDVPSSGCVVKDYKIVGKDAKNDMSDMDERAKTGLRATSVVIYPGNEGDSPSSSYYQSEDQEDSSKRVPIHNDEPQGNLLGEQCTDKRTRKPTKRYIEELSDIETHDSTVKNSSPAKRPAHDELLMNPRVAPFNETGSLGTIYPTRKDTFGGFSVHVPYVSRMRRGRPRKDFISFAVTIYDKGPSVEPKGIQPSVEMILVKDGDKGNHLRKVPEVPLKVSSENEHAEAVDSKGVRNLQAKVCSAVSKPKIKHGLTRKHHRAWTLSEVVKLVDGVARYGAGKWSEIRKLSFASYSYRTSVDLKDKWRNLIRATQTQLPAQKDGACPRKTNPSIIPIPPSILLRVKELHELQSQGGGFTAPVKFSGQDGKVLQGKGSGFL; from the exons ATGAAGTTTGACTTATCTATGGAAATGGATGACTCACATGGCACCATGGTTAATAAAAGTGAAGAGAATGACTTTGAAAAGAAAGGCACTTCTGATCCTGTGGTTTATCAGCTAGTTCGG GTTGAAGGTGATGGAACACTTGTTCCTGCTACAGAGGATGATGTTTTGCAGTTTGAACATTTCCTTCACAACGAGAAGGTTGATCTTCCTCCTATTGAAGATGCAGACCATGTGGAAGAGTTTTTCAACAATGACTGCATGTTACTGAAGAAGCCTGACTTGGAAG ATGGATCTTCCAAATTGGAGACTGTGGAAGCACACACACAAAAATTGGGTGCCAACTTAGAG GAAAACATATTACAGTCATTGGATGATTCCCTTAGTCCTCCCTCAGACTTTAGAATTCATAGTCAGCATTCAGATAAATTGCTTACAGAACAAGGGGCAAACGTCACTCGACAGGACAATGCTTCAACTGAGACTACAAAATCGACAGTGTTAAATGACTCTTGCTGTGCTGAAAAATATAAGGCTGATGCCTGCTCAAGATCTGTATGCGACACATCTACAGATCCATCTGTTTCGGGAGTTAATAGTTCCATGCCTGATTTTTCCATATTAAGAGGAGAAGTCTGTTTGGATGATCTTACTATTAGAGAACTTCAGGAGGCGTTTAGAGCCACGTTTGGCCGGCAGACTAATGTCAAAGACAAGATATGGCTCAAAAGACGGATTACAATGGGCTTGACTAATTCCTACGATGTTCCAAGTTCAGGTTGTGTAGTTAAAGACTACAAAATTGTTGGCAAGGATGCCAAAAATGATATGTCAGACATGGATGAAAGAGCTAAGACTGGGCTTAGAGCTACTTCTGTGGTTATATATCCAGGAAACGAAGGGGACTCTCCATCTAGCTCTTACTATCAGAGCGAGGACCAGGAAGATTCTTCCAAGAGGGTGCCGATCCATAATGATGAACCACAAGGAAATCTGCTAGGCGAGCAATGCACTGACAAGCGAACTAGAAAGCCAACAAAAAGATACATAGAGGAGCTATCAGACATTGAGACTCATGACTCAACTGTAAAAAATTCTTCACCAGCAAAAAGGCCTGCACATGATGAACTGTTAATGAACCCGCGAGTAGCACCTTTCAATGAGACTGGTTCTCTGGGCACAATCTATCCTACTAGAAAGGATACCTTTGGAGGATTTAGTGTACACGTTCCTTACGTTTCAAGGATGAGAAGGGGGCGCCCTAGGAAGGACTTCATTTCATTTGCGGTAACAATCTAC GATAAGGGACCCTCGGTTGAACCTAAAGGGATTCAGCCATCAGTTGAGATGATATTAGTGAAGGATGGTGACAAGGGAAACCACCTGAGGAAAGTACCTGAGGTTCCACTAAAG GTTAGTTCTGAGAACGAGCATGCAGAAGCAGTTGATAGCAAAGGGGTTCGGAACCTACAAGCAAAGGTCTGCAGTGCTGTTTCCAAGCCTAAAATAAAGCATGGTTTAACGCGGAAGCATCATCGAGCATGGACATTGAGTGAGGTCGTGAAGCTGGTGGATGGTGTGGCTCGGTATGGAGCTGGCAAGTGGTCTGAGATTAGAAAACTGTCCTTCGCCTCGTATTCCTACCGCACTTCAGTGGATCTCAAG GATAAATGGCGTAATCTGATCAGAGCAACCCAGACACAGCTTCCGGCGCAAAAAGAT GGTGCCTGTCCACGGAAGACTAACCCTTCTATCATACCAATACCACCATCCATTTTGTTGCGAGTGAAGGAGCTACATGAGCTGCAGTCGCAAGGGGGTGGCTTCACAGCCCCAGTCAAGTTCTCTGGGCAGGACGGCAAGGTTCTACAGGGAAAAGGCTCGGGTTTTTTGTGA
- the LOC100383302 gene encoding uncharacterized isoform X6, whose amino-acid sequence MDSSQFDLSMEMDDSHGTMVNKSEENDFEKKGTSDPVVYQLVRVEGDGTLVPATEDDVLQFEHFLHNEKVDLPPIEDADHVEEFFNNDCMLLKKPDLEDGSSKLETVEAHTQKLGANLEENILQSLDDSLSPPSDFRIHSQHSDKLLTEQGANVTRQDNASTETTKSTVLNDSCCAEKYKADACSRSVCDTSTDPSVSGVNSSMPDFSILRGEVCLDDLTIRELQEAFRATFGRQTNVKDKIWLKRRITMGLTNSYDVPSSGCVVKDYKIVGKDAKNDMSDMDERAKTGLRATSVVIYPGNEGDSPSSSYYQSEDQEDSSKRVPIHNDEPQGNLLGEQCTDKRTRKPTKRYIEELSDIETHDSTVKNSSPAKRPAHDELLMNPRVAPFNETGSLGTIYPTRKDTFGGFSVHVPYVSRMRRGRPRKDFISFAVTIYDKGPSVEPKGIQPSVEMILVKDGDKGNHLRKVPEVPLKVSSENEHAEAVDSKGVRNLQAKVCSAVSKPKIKHGLTRKHHRAWTLSEVVKLVDGVARYGAGKWSEIRKLSFASYSYRTSVDLKDKWRNLIRATQTQLPAQKDGACPRKTNPSIIPIPPSILLRVKELHELQSQGGGFTAPVKFSGQDGKVLQGKGSGFL is encoded by the exons TTTGACTTATCTATGGAAATGGATGACTCACATGGCACCATGGTTAATAAAAGTGAAGAGAATGACTTTGAAAAGAAAGGCACTTCTGATCCTGTGGTTTATCAGCTAGTTCGG GTTGAAGGTGATGGAACACTTGTTCCTGCTACAGAGGATGATGTTTTGCAGTTTGAACATTTCCTTCACAACGAGAAGGTTGATCTTCCTCCTATTGAAGATGCAGACCATGTGGAAGAGTTTTTCAACAATGACTGCATGTTACTGAAGAAGCCTGACTTGGAAG ATGGATCTTCCAAATTGGAGACTGTGGAAGCACACACACAAAAATTGGGTGCCAACTTAGAG GAAAACATATTACAGTCATTGGATGATTCCCTTAGTCCTCCCTCAGACTTTAGAATTCATAGTCAGCATTCAGATAAATTGCTTACAGAACAAGGGGCAAACGTCACTCGACAGGACAATGCTTCAACTGAGACTACAAAATCGACAGTGTTAAATGACTCTTGCTGTGCTGAAAAATATAAGGCTGATGCCTGCTCAAGATCTGTATGCGACACATCTACAGATCCATCTGTTTCGGGAGTTAATAGTTCCATGCCTGATTTTTCCATATTAAGAGGAGAAGTCTGTTTGGATGATCTTACTATTAGAGAACTTCAGGAGGCGTTTAGAGCCACGTTTGGCCGGCAGACTAATGTCAAAGACAAGATATGGCTCAAAAGACGGATTACAATGGGCTTGACTAATTCCTACGATGTTCCAAGTTCAGGTTGTGTAGTTAAAGACTACAAAATTGTTGGCAAGGATGCCAAAAATGATATGTCAGACATGGATGAAAGAGCTAAGACTGGGCTTAGAGCTACTTCTGTGGTTATATATCCAGGAAACGAAGGGGACTCTCCATCTAGCTCTTACTATCAGAGCGAGGACCAGGAAGATTCTTCCAAGAGGGTGCCGATCCATAATGATGAACCACAAGGAAATCTGCTAGGCGAGCAATGCACTGACAAGCGAACTAGAAAGCCAACAAAAAGATACATAGAGGAGCTATCAGACATTGAGACTCATGACTCAACTGTAAAAAATTCTTCACCAGCAAAAAGGCCTGCACATGATGAACTGTTAATGAACCCGCGAGTAGCACCTTTCAATGAGACTGGTTCTCTGGGCACAATCTATCCTACTAGAAAGGATACCTTTGGAGGATTTAGTGTACACGTTCCTTACGTTTCAAGGATGAGAAGGGGGCGCCCTAGGAAGGACTTCATTTCATTTGCGGTAACAATCTAC GATAAGGGACCCTCGGTTGAACCTAAAGGGATTCAGCCATCAGTTGAGATGATATTAGTGAAGGATGGTGACAAGGGAAACCACCTGAGGAAAGTACCTGAGGTTCCACTAAAG GTTAGTTCTGAGAACGAGCATGCAGAAGCAGTTGATAGCAAAGGGGTTCGGAACCTACAAGCAAAGGTCTGCAGTGCTGTTTCCAAGCCTAAAATAAAGCATGGTTTAACGCGGAAGCATCATCGAGCATGGACATTGAGTGAGGTCGTGAAGCTGGTGGATGGTGTGGCTCGGTATGGAGCTGGCAAGTGGTCTGAGATTAGAAAACTGTCCTTCGCCTCGTATTCCTACCGCACTTCAGTGGATCTCAAG GATAAATGGCGTAATCTGATCAGAGCAACCCAGACACAGCTTCCGGCGCAAAAAGAT GGTGCCTGTCCACGGAAGACTAACCCTTCTATCATACCAATACCACCATCCATTTTGTTGCGAGTGAAGGAGCTACATGAGCTGCAGTCGCAAGGGGGTGGCTTCACAGCCCCAGTCAAGTTCTCTGGGCAGGACGGCAAGGTTCTACAGGGAAAAGGCTCGGGTTTTTTGTGA
- the LOC100383302 gene encoding uncharacterized isoform X2 translates to MDSSQFDLSMEMDDSHGTMVNKSEENDFEKKGTSDPVVYQLVRVEGDGTLVPATEDDVLQFEHFLHNEKVDLPPIEDADHVEEFFNNDCMLLKKPDLEDGSSKLETVEAHTQKLGANLEENILQSLDDSLSPPSDFRIHSQHSDKLLTEQGANVTRQDNASTETTKSTVLNDSCCAEKYKADACSRSVCDTSTDPSVSGVNSSMPDFSILRGEVCLDDLTIRELQEAFRATFGRQTNVKDKIWLKRRITMGLTNSYDVPSSGCVVKDYKIVGKDAKNDMSDMDERAKTGLRATSVVIYPGNEGDSPSSSYYQSEDQEDSSKRVPIHNDEPQGNLLGEQCTDKRTRKPTKRYIEELSDIETHDSTVKNSSPAKRPAHDELLMNPRVAPFNETGSLGTIYPTRKDTFGGFSVHVPYVSRMRRGRPRKDFISFADKGPSVEPKGIQPSVEMILVKDGDKGNHLRKVPEVPLKVSSENEHAEAVDSKGVRNLQAKVCSAVSKPKIKHGLTRKHHRAWTLSEVVKLVDGVARYGAGKWSEIRKLSFASYSYRTSVDLKDKWRNLIRATQTQLPAQKDGACPRKTNPSIIPIPPSILLRVKELHELQSQGGGFTAPVKFSGQDGKVLQGKGSGFL, encoded by the exons TTTGACTTATCTATGGAAATGGATGACTCACATGGCACCATGGTTAATAAAAGTGAAGAGAATGACTTTGAAAAGAAAGGCACTTCTGATCCTGTGGTTTATCAGCTAGTTCGG GTTGAAGGTGATGGAACACTTGTTCCTGCTACAGAGGATGATGTTTTGCAGTTTGAACATTTCCTTCACAACGAGAAGGTTGATCTTCCTCCTATTGAAGATGCAGACCATGTGGAAGAGTTTTTCAACAATGACTGCATGTTACTGAAGAAGCCTGACTTGGAAG ATGGATCTTCCAAATTGGAGACTGTGGAAGCACACACACAAAAATTGGGTGCCAACTTAGAG GAAAACATATTACAGTCATTGGATGATTCCCTTAGTCCTCCCTCAGACTTTAGAATTCATAGTCAGCATTCAGATAAATTGCTTACAGAACAAGGGGCAAACGTCACTCGACAGGACAATGCTTCAACTGAGACTACAAAATCGACAGTGTTAAATGACTCTTGCTGTGCTGAAAAATATAAGGCTGATGCCTGCTCAAGATCTGTATGCGACACATCTACAGATCCATCTGTTTCGGGAGTTAATAGTTCCATGCCTGATTTTTCCATATTAAGAGGAGAAGTCTGTTTGGATGATCTTACTATTAGAGAACTTCAGGAGGCGTTTAGAGCCACGTTTGGCCGGCAGACTAATGTCAAAGACAAGATATGGCTCAAAAGACGGATTACAATGGGCTTGACTAATTCCTACGATGTTCCAAGTTCAGGTTGTGTAGTTAAAGACTACAAAATTGTTGGCAAGGATGCCAAAAATGATATGTCAGACATGGATGAAAGAGCTAAGACTGGGCTTAGAGCTACTTCTGTGGTTATATATCCAGGAAACGAAGGGGACTCTCCATCTAGCTCTTACTATCAGAGCGAGGACCAGGAAGATTCTTCCAAGAGGGTGCCGATCCATAATGATGAACCACAAGGAAATCTGCTAGGCGAGCAATGCACTGACAAGCGAACTAGAAAGCCAACAAAAAGATACATAGAGGAGCTATCAGACATTGAGACTCATGACTCAACTGTAAAAAATTCTTCACCAGCAAAAAGGCCTGCACATGATGAACTGTTAATGAACCCGCGAGTAGCACCTTTCAATGAGACTGGTTCTCTGGGCACAATCTATCCTACTAGAAAGGATACCTTTGGAGGATTTAGTGTACACGTTCCTTACGTTTCAAGGATGAGAAGGGGGCGCCCTAGGAAGGACTTCATTTCATTTGCG GATAAGGGACCCTCGGTTGAACCTAAAGGGATTCAGCCATCAGTTGAGATGATATTAGTGAAGGATGGTGACAAGGGAAACCACCTGAGGAAAGTACCTGAGGTTCCACTAAAG GTTAGTTCTGAGAACGAGCATGCAGAAGCAGTTGATAGCAAAGGGGTTCGGAACCTACAAGCAAAGGTCTGCAGTGCTGTTTCCAAGCCTAAAATAAAGCATGGTTTAACGCGGAAGCATCATCGAGCATGGACATTGAGTGAGGTCGTGAAGCTGGTGGATGGTGTGGCTCGGTATGGAGCTGGCAAGTGGTCTGAGATTAGAAAACTGTCCTTCGCCTCGTATTCCTACCGCACTTCAGTGGATCTCAAG GATAAATGGCGTAATCTGATCAGAGCAACCCAGACACAGCTTCCGGCGCAAAAAGAT GGTGCCTGTCCACGGAAGACTAACCCTTCTATCATACCAATACCACCATCCATTTTGTTGCGAGTGAAGGAGCTACATGAGCTGCAGTCGCAAGGGGGTGGCTTCACAGCCCCAGTCAAGTTCTCTGGGCAGGACGGCAAGGTTCTACAGGGAAAAGGCTCGGGTTTTTTGTGA
- the LOC100383302 gene encoding uncharacterized isoform X4 → MEMDDSHGTMVNKSEENDFEKKGTSDPVVYQLVRVEGDGTLVPATEDDVLQFEHFLHNEKVDLPPIEDADHVEEFFNNDCMLLKKPDLEDGSSKLETVEAHTQKLGANLEENILQSLDDSLSPPSDFRIHSQHSDKLLTEQGANVTRQDNASTETTKSTVLNDSCCAEKYKADACSRSVCDTSTDPSVSGVNSSMPDFSILRGEVCLDDLTIRELQEAFRATFGRQTNVKDKIWLKRRITMGLTNSYDVPSSGCVVKDYKIVGKDAKNDMSDMDERAKTGLRATSVVIYPGNEGDSPSSSYYQSEDQEDSSKRVPIHNDEPQGNLLGEQCTDKRTRKPTKRYIEELSDIETHDSTVKNSSPAKRPAHDELLMNPRVAPFNETGSLGTIYPTRKDTFGGFSVHVPYVSRMRRGRPRKDFISFADKGPSVEPKGIQPSVEMILVKDGDKGNHLRKVPEVPLKVSSENEHAEAVDSKGVRNLQAKVCSAVSKPKIKHGLTRKHHRAWTLSEVVKLVDGVARYGAGKWSEIRKLSFASYSYRTSVDLKDKWRNLIRATQTQLPAQKDGACPRKTNPSIIPIPPSILLRVKELHELQSQGGGFTAPVKFSGQDGKVLQGKGSGFL, encoded by the exons ATGGAAATGGATGACTCACATGGCACCATGGTTAATAAAAGTGAAGAGAATGACTTTGAAAAGAAAGGCACTTCTGATCCTGTGGTTTATCAGCTAGTTCGG GTTGAAGGTGATGGAACACTTGTTCCTGCTACAGAGGATGATGTTTTGCAGTTTGAACATTTCCTTCACAACGAGAAGGTTGATCTTCCTCCTATTGAAGATGCAGACCATGTGGAAGAGTTTTTCAACAATGACTGCATGTTACTGAAGAAGCCTGACTTGGAAG ATGGATCTTCCAAATTGGAGACTGTGGAAGCACACACACAAAAATTGGGTGCCAACTTAGAG GAAAACATATTACAGTCATTGGATGATTCCCTTAGTCCTCCCTCAGACTTTAGAATTCATAGTCAGCATTCAGATAAATTGCTTACAGAACAAGGGGCAAACGTCACTCGACAGGACAATGCTTCAACTGAGACTACAAAATCGACAGTGTTAAATGACTCTTGCTGTGCTGAAAAATATAAGGCTGATGCCTGCTCAAGATCTGTATGCGACACATCTACAGATCCATCTGTTTCGGGAGTTAATAGTTCCATGCCTGATTTTTCCATATTAAGAGGAGAAGTCTGTTTGGATGATCTTACTATTAGAGAACTTCAGGAGGCGTTTAGAGCCACGTTTGGCCGGCAGACTAATGTCAAAGACAAGATATGGCTCAAAAGACGGATTACAATGGGCTTGACTAATTCCTACGATGTTCCAAGTTCAGGTTGTGTAGTTAAAGACTACAAAATTGTTGGCAAGGATGCCAAAAATGATATGTCAGACATGGATGAAAGAGCTAAGACTGGGCTTAGAGCTACTTCTGTGGTTATATATCCAGGAAACGAAGGGGACTCTCCATCTAGCTCTTACTATCAGAGCGAGGACCAGGAAGATTCTTCCAAGAGGGTGCCGATCCATAATGATGAACCACAAGGAAATCTGCTAGGCGAGCAATGCACTGACAAGCGAACTAGAAAGCCAACAAAAAGATACATAGAGGAGCTATCAGACATTGAGACTCATGACTCAACTGTAAAAAATTCTTCACCAGCAAAAAGGCCTGCACATGATGAACTGTTAATGAACCCGCGAGTAGCACCTTTCAATGAGACTGGTTCTCTGGGCACAATCTATCCTACTAGAAAGGATACCTTTGGAGGATTTAGTGTACACGTTCCTTACGTTTCAAGGATGAGAAGGGGGCGCCCTAGGAAGGACTTCATTTCATTTGCG GATAAGGGACCCTCGGTTGAACCTAAAGGGATTCAGCCATCAGTTGAGATGATATTAGTGAAGGATGGTGACAAGGGAAACCACCTGAGGAAAGTACCTGAGGTTCCACTAAAG GTTAGTTCTGAGAACGAGCATGCAGAAGCAGTTGATAGCAAAGGGGTTCGGAACCTACAAGCAAAGGTCTGCAGTGCTGTTTCCAAGCCTAAAATAAAGCATGGTTTAACGCGGAAGCATCATCGAGCATGGACATTGAGTGAGGTCGTGAAGCTGGTGGATGGTGTGGCTCGGTATGGAGCTGGCAAGTGGTCTGAGATTAGAAAACTGTCCTTCGCCTCGTATTCCTACCGCACTTCAGTGGATCTCAAG GATAAATGGCGTAATCTGATCAGAGCAACCCAGACACAGCTTCCGGCGCAAAAAGAT GGTGCCTGTCCACGGAAGACTAACCCTTCTATCATACCAATACCACCATCCATTTTGTTGCGAGTGAAGGAGCTACATGAGCTGCAGTCGCAAGGGGGTGGCTTCACAGCCCCAGTCAAGTTCTCTGGGCAGGACGGCAAGGTTCTACAGGGAAAAGGCTCGGGTTTTTTGTGA